A single Sutterella megalosphaeroides DNA region contains:
- a CDS encoding glycosyltransferase family 2 protein yields the protein MAEAYRATTAPLSGSIPTKAAARPGAPAARSCESFRPLALVPVYNHPDTIAAVVRDLRAMHLPVLIVDDGSDEKTHAACDALAGVAVTVVHRAENGGKGAAVMTGFKRAARDGYTHVLQIDADGQHDRSAVSRFIQLAHKFPNHLICGYPVYDSSVPKARLWGRKITNFWVAVNSLSLSFEDAMCGMRVYPIEAVTEVLENARIGERMEFDPEILVRLLWAGVRVKNAPVAVTYPKDGISHFRGLRDNLRISWMHAKLCTMMLTRLPIILWSRVFGRVPECERDPDACRPVKPAKLRPAADTRVPTAEEAARAARVAKASKVAEDASREALKRLEAMEKQAREATGKGKSAGNAEASNTSTSSNGSTSEQ from the coding sequence ATGGCAGAAGCATATCGTGCAACGACCGCCCCGCTTTCGGGGTCGATCCCGACCAAGGCGGCCGCGCGCCCGGGCGCGCCCGCGGCGCGTTCGTGCGAGTCGTTCCGACCGCTGGCACTCGTTCCGGTCTACAACCACCCCGACACCATCGCGGCCGTCGTGAGGGACCTGCGGGCCATGCACCTGCCGGTTCTGATCGTCGACGACGGGTCGGACGAAAAGACGCATGCCGCCTGCGACGCGCTTGCGGGCGTCGCGGTCACGGTCGTGCACCGTGCGGAAAACGGCGGCAAGGGCGCCGCCGTGATGACGGGCTTCAAGCGTGCGGCGCGCGACGGGTACACGCACGTTCTTCAGATCGACGCCGACGGGCAGCACGACCGCTCCGCCGTTTCCCGCTTCATTCAGCTCGCGCACAAATTCCCGAACCACCTCATTTGCGGCTATCCCGTCTACGACAGCTCGGTTCCGAAGGCGCGTCTCTGGGGGCGAAAGATCACGAATTTCTGGGTGGCGGTCAACAGCCTCTCCTTGAGCTTCGAAGACGCCATGTGCGGCATGCGCGTCTATCCGATCGAAGCCGTCACCGAGGTCTTGGAAAACGCCCGCATCGGCGAGCGGATGGAATTTGACCCGGAAATCCTCGTTCGTCTTCTCTGGGCGGGGGTGCGCGTCAAAAACGCGCCCGTCGCGGTGACGTACCCGAAGGACGGGATCAGCCACTTCCGGGGGCTGCGCGACAATCTGCGCATCAGCTGGATGCACGCGAAGCTCTGCACGATGATGCTGACGCGCCTCCCGATCATTCTCTGGTCGCGCGTTTTCGGGCGTGTGCCCGAGTGCGAACGCGACCCCGACGCCTGCCGCCCGGTGAAGCCCGCAAAGCTCCGTCCCGCGGCCGATACGCGCGTCCCGACCGCAGAAGAAGCCGCCCGAGCTGCGCGCGTTGCCAAAGCGTCGAAAGTGGCCGAAGACGCCTCGCGCGAAGCGTTGAAGCGCCTCGAAGCCATGGAAAAGCAGGCGCGGGAAGCAACGGGGAAGGGAAAGAGTGCGGGCAACGCGGAAGCTTCGAACACTTCGACGAGCTCGAACGGTTCGACCTCCGAGCAGTGA
- a CDS encoding C69 family dipeptidase, with product MCTTIVVGEKATADGSFLVARSADSSSLKAQHFVIHPAKTGQSGVYSCKAHGGVNDFTYPLPENAMRYTTVPNWKTQLHGAVGYNEAGLGLTGTESIFASDEALAVDPYNKASGITEDDIPDVILPRCRTAREGVELLGKIIETQGAGEGFGVAFVDMNDVWYLETGSGHQWMAERTPADSYFGSGNQGRLGNYDPADPNQLASPTLVAFATEKGLYRPEDGVFNFSKAYTRDDGRDRVYNDPRVWAIQKHLNPSLEQPVDAGRSFPVYLTPEKKVTLEDMKLLMRHHFEGTEHDPYGNGLNGAEPWRPISVFRTYEAHVMQVRPWLPLPIAEVVYVAFGMADLSCFVPFYHGLEAVPAQYGMGTDHADTVSAYWKYRRLQTLVMTDYPKLAPIVKSAFGAFEAETAEAQKAMEAEFVERFAKDEASAMKLLNDFNLDVLAKAEALAEKLLNDVFTIRTADIEATVVFKNNKSKD from the coding sequence ATGTGCACCACCATCGTCGTCGGTGAAAAGGCCACGGCCGACGGTTCCTTTCTCGTCGCCCGCAGCGCGGACAGCTCGTCGCTCAAAGCGCAGCACTTCGTCATCCATCCGGCCAAGACCGGTCAGTCGGGCGTCTACAGCTGCAAGGCGCACGGCGGCGTGAACGACTTCACGTATCCGCTTCCCGAAAACGCCATGCGCTACACGACGGTTCCGAACTGGAAGACGCAGCTTCACGGCGCCGTCGGCTACAACGAAGCCGGGCTCGGTCTCACGGGGACGGAATCAATCTTCGCGAGCGACGAAGCGCTCGCCGTCGACCCCTACAACAAGGCCTCGGGCATCACCGAAGACGACATTCCCGACGTGATTCTGCCGCGCTGCCGCACGGCCCGCGAAGGGGTCGAGCTCCTCGGCAAGATCATCGAAACGCAGGGTGCGGGCGAAGGCTTCGGCGTTGCGTTCGTCGACATGAACGACGTCTGGTACCTCGAAACGGGTTCGGGCCATCAGTGGATGGCCGAACGCACGCCCGCCGACAGCTACTTCGGTTCGGGCAACCAGGGGCGTCTCGGCAACTACGATCCGGCCGACCCCAACCAGCTCGCGAGCCCCACGCTCGTCGCGTTCGCGACCGAAAAGGGCCTCTACCGCCCCGAAGACGGCGTCTTCAATTTCTCGAAGGCCTACACCCGCGACGACGGCCGCGACCGCGTCTACAACGACCCGCGCGTCTGGGCGATTCAGAAGCACCTGAATCCCTCGCTCGAGCAGCCGGTTGACGCCGGCCGCAGCTTCCCCGTCTACCTCACCCCCGAAAAGAAGGTGACGCTCGAGGACATGAAGCTTCTCATGCGCCACCACTTCGAAGGCACCGAGCACGACCCGTACGGCAACGGCTTGAACGGCGCCGAACCCTGGCGTCCCATCAGCGTCTTCCGCACCTACGAAGCGCACGTCATGCAGGTTCGTCCCTGGCTGCCGCTTCCGATCGCCGAAGTCGTGTACGTCGCGTTCGGCATGGCGGATCTCTCGTGCTTCGTCCCCTTCTACCACGGTCTTGAAGCCGTTCCCGCCCAGTACGGCATGGGAACGGACCACGCCGACACGGTCTCCGCCTACTGGAAGTACCGCCGTCTGCAGACGCTCGTCATGACGGACTACCCGAAGCTCGCCCCGATCGTGAAGTCCGCGTTCGGTGCCTTCGAAGCCGAAACGGCCGAAGCGCAAAAGGCGATGGAAGCCGAGTTCGTCGAACGTTTCGCCAAGGACGAAGCCTCGGCCATGAAGCTTCTCAACGACTTCAACCTCGACGTCCTCGCCAAGGCGGAAGCGCTCGCCGAAAAGCTCCTGAACGACGTCTTCACGATCCGCACAGCCGACATCGAAGCGACCGTCGTGTTCAAGAACAATAAGTCGAAGGACTAA
- a CDS encoding LpxL/LpxP family acyltransferase yields MTNAPRPSDRSSSSPDLNDDLPPNSNPDSNPDSKASDRPWWRLREKTSALGIRTLLACHRAFGRRPFRVLLAPVLLFYWCTSPDVRRASLGWLDRARPEARPAGHCEGLAHLARFAETILDKFAVQAGNDPDVELIVEGDEPFRNDPPNRGCIILTSHAGCQELLSREAGFHTEHPIVVLQHTHHAAEFNRLLKEAGARPPEVLFREVSGFSPALAMELDELVARGAYVVVAGDRTPIESDARKGTVRVPFFGELARFPTGGALLALLLKCPLRQMTCTRTASASGRRIAYRVRFDSIEEMPSASRTERAERLEGWVAKYAANLERELARSPYDWFNFYDFWKT; encoded by the coding sequence ATGACGAACGCACCCCGTCCGTCGGACCGTTCCTCTTCGAGTCCCGACTTGAACGACGACCTGCCCCCGAATTCGAATCCCGACTCGAACCCCGATTCGAAGGCTTCCGACCGTCCCTGGTGGCGGCTTCGGGAGAAAACGAGCGCGCTCGGGATCCGGACGCTCCTTGCCTGCCACCGCGCGTTCGGGCGCAGGCCCTTTCGGGTGCTGCTCGCGCCGGTCCTTCTCTTTTACTGGTGCACGTCGCCCGATGTGCGCCGCGCGAGCCTCGGGTGGCTCGACCGCGCCCGGCCCGAAGCGCGTCCGGCCGGGCACTGCGAGGGGCTTGCGCACCTCGCGCGCTTTGCGGAGACGATTCTCGACAAGTTTGCGGTTCAGGCGGGAAACGACCCCGACGTGGAACTCATTGTCGAAGGGGACGAGCCCTTCCGAAACGATCCTCCGAACCGCGGTTGCATCATCCTCACGTCCCACGCGGGCTGTCAGGAACTCCTCTCGCGCGAAGCGGGGTTTCACACCGAACACCCGATCGTCGTTCTGCAGCACACGCACCATGCTGCAGAATTCAATCGGCTTCTCAAAGAAGCGGGAGCCCGCCCACCCGAAGTGCTTTTCCGAGAAGTGTCGGGCTTTTCGCCCGCGCTCGCGATGGAACTCGACGAGCTCGTCGCCCGCGGCGCCTACGTCGTCGTGGCGGGCGACCGTACGCCGATTGAAAGCGATGCGAGGAAGGGAACCGTGCGCGTGCCCTTTTTTGGCGAACTCGCGCGCTTCCCGACGGGCGGAGCGCTCCTTGCGCTTCTTCTCAAGTGTCCCCTGCGCCAGATGACCTGCACCCGAACCGCTTCCGCTTCGGGTCGGCGAATCGCCTACCGGGTGCGTTTCGACTCGATCGAGGAAATGCCTTCCGCTTCGCGCACGGAGCGCGCGGAGCGCCTTGAAGGGTGGGTGGCGAAGTACGCCGCGAACCTGGAGCGCGAACTCGCGCGGTCGCCTTACGACTGGTTCAATTTCTACGACTTCTGGAAAACCTGA
- a CDS encoding MMPL family transporter, producing MRSLFGPRSSALCALALAIVFGSIILCGLSKFTRKPFDTQLLALLPERLMEELSPELEARVKAKLTTAEADRVTALVEVPGNPEAARIARRAFLTSLLDSGLFATEPVETPNVKALALENAAGRLLTAEDRAFLENASSAALDERLAATLLNPAGPGILGIARDPLGLYDRWVLEKVATLPVQEAEDSAVGASGDAKASDGTATETSPNSAPDRVLAVRGRDDALVVTLRVLSGAAETGEGRVGRALEEARRSAQNALRGVEGAEGTDAAAVSSLRIDAAGVPLFTDAAATRARDELGRIGAFSTAGVLIFALAFFGRVATLVLLAGSVAAGFAAGLGVALGLFDSLALVTFVFGATLIGVAVDYGAHWFAFAPSMPDPIARRWALAPGLFAAALSSALAYGVLIATPLPGLRQMGILAAGGLLATLAVVLFWLPYADRWAPRRDTRLVRFLEARLPRLPRFGELPRLGQVALALAAVVFLTVGAARIEWASGIRDLQFVPAGLAEAQTRLSAALKLPSPAQVFVVSGATEDAVLATEEKLLAALRADPTLDIHPLALADYVPSAARQTEDARLVREALLRITPRMTEVLGAGPQLPDPSPEAPRITTDAVLATPFGAALGHLRLTSEADVAAGTEKTVAHLVMLSDVRAEHLEKLRALESVAGASEPDASATAAVATRVRFVNLTADMETILTRYRNRVLESALAGFGLLALVALRLFGISNAWRALLPSLFGTLGALAAFGWAGIPVTLFTTLAIVLVLGLGVDYGIFLTRSPTDGRTAAAVLFSGVTTLLSFGLLAASETPALAAFGWTVVYGLCLVWTVAQLVRPRKPFA from the coding sequence ATGAGATCCCTCTTCGGCCCCCGTTCGTCAGCCCTTTGCGCCCTGGCGCTTGCGATCGTGTTCGGCTCGATCATCCTTTGCGGCCTCTCGAAATTCACCCGCAAGCCGTTCGATACGCAGCTCCTCGCGCTTCTGCCCGAGCGGCTGATGGAAGAGCTCTCCCCCGAACTCGAAGCGCGGGTGAAAGCGAAACTGACGACCGCGGAAGCCGACCGGGTGACAGCGCTCGTTGAGGTTCCGGGGAACCCCGAAGCCGCCCGCATCGCGCGGCGCGCTTTTCTGACGTCGCTTCTCGATTCGGGACTCTTTGCGACCGAACCCGTGGAGACCCCGAACGTCAAAGCGCTCGCCTTGGAAAACGCCGCCGGGCGCCTCCTTACGGCCGAAGACCGGGCGTTTCTTGAAAACGCCTCCTCCGCAGCGCTCGACGAGCGGCTCGCCGCAACGCTTCTCAACCCCGCGGGCCCCGGGATCCTCGGGATCGCACGCGATCCGCTGGGGCTATACGACCGGTGGGTGTTGGAAAAAGTCGCCACATTGCCCGTTCAGGAAGCGGAGGATTCCGCGGTCGGTGCGAGCGGCGATGCGAAGGCCTCGGACGGAACCGCGACGGAAACCTCACCGAATTCCGCCCCCGACCGTGTCCTGGCGGTGCGCGGACGCGACGATGCGCTCGTCGTGACGCTTCGCGTCCTTTCGGGCGCCGCCGAAACGGGCGAAGGACGCGTGGGGCGTGCTTTGGAAGAGGCCCGACGGTCCGCGCAAAACGCCCTTCGAGGGGTGGAAGGAGCGGAAGGAACCGACGCCGCTGCGGTCTCCTCCCTTCGGATCGACGCCGCGGGCGTGCCGCTCTTTACGGATGCGGCCGCAACGCGCGCTCGGGACGAGCTCGGTCGGATCGGGGCCTTTTCGACGGCGGGCGTTTTGATTTTTGCGCTCGCCTTTTTCGGGCGCGTCGCGACGCTCGTTCTTTTGGCGGGGTCCGTCGCCGCGGGCTTTGCGGCGGGGCTCGGCGTCGCCTTGGGGCTTTTCGATTCGCTCGCGCTCGTTACGTTCGTCTTTGGCGCGACCCTGATCGGGGTGGCGGTCGACTACGGCGCGCACTGGTTTGCCTTTGCACCGAGCATGCCCGACCCGATCGCGCGCCGTTGGGCGCTCGCGCCGGGCCTTTTTGCGGCGGCCCTTTCTTCGGCCCTCGCGTACGGGGTTCTCATCGCTACGCCCTTGCCGGGGCTGCGGCAAATGGGGATTCTCGCCGCGGGCGGCCTCTTGGCAACGCTTGCGGTCGTCCTTTTCTGGCTCCCTTATGCGGACCGGTGGGCACCGCGCCGCGACACGCGTCTCGTGCGGTTTCTTGAAGCGCGCTTACCGCGCCTTCCGCGTTTCGGGGAACTTCCCCGCCTCGGGCAGGTTGCGCTCGCCCTTGCGGCGGTTGTGTTCCTCACGGTCGGCGCGGCGCGCATCGAATGGGCTTCGGGCATTCGGGACCTGCAGTTCGTTCCCGCGGGCCTGGCCGAAGCGCAGACGCGGCTATCCGCAGCCCTGAAACTTCCCTCGCCCGCTCAGGTGTTCGTTGTTTCGGGCGCGACCGAAGACGCCGTCCTTGCCACCGAAGAAAAGCTCCTCGCGGCGCTTCGCGCGGATCCGACGCTCGACATTCACCCCCTGGCACTGGCGGACTACGTGCCGTCCGCCGCCCGACAGACCGAGGACGCGCGTCTCGTTCGGGAGGCGCTTCTCCGGATCACGCCCCGCATGACGGAAGTGCTCGGGGCGGGACCGCAACTTCCCGACCCGAGCCCCGAGGCGCCGCGCATCACGACGGATGCGGTGCTTGCCACGCCCTTCGGGGCCGCCCTCGGGCACCTGCGCTTGACGAGCGAAGCGGACGTCGCGGCGGGGACGGAGAAAACGGTCGCGCACCTTGTGATGCTCTCGGACGTTCGGGCGGAGCACCTGGAAAAACTCCGGGCGCTCGAAAGCGTTGCCGGGGCTTCGGAGCCCGACGCGTCGGCAACTGCGGCCGTTGCCACCCGCGTTCGTTTCGTCAATTTGACGGCTGACATGGAAACGATCCTCACCCGCTACCGCAACCGCGTGTTGGAAAGCGCCCTGGCGGGCTTCGGCCTCCTGGCGCTCGTCGCCCTGCGACTTTTCGGGATTTCCAACGCCTGGCGGGCGCTCCTTCCGAGCCTTTTCGGTACGCTCGGGGCGTTGGCCGCCTTCGGGTGGGCGGGGATTCCCGTCACGCTCTTTACGACGCTTGCAATCGTGCTCGTTCTCGGGCTCGGTGTCGACTACGGGATCTTTCTCACGCGCAGTCCCACGGACGGGCGGACGGCCGCGGCCGTACTTTTTTCGGGCGTGACCACGCTTCTCTCTTTCGGGCTTCTCGCCGCCTCCGAAACGCCGGCTCTCGCCGCGTTCGGTTGGACGGTCGTCTACGGGCTGTGCCTTGTTTGGACGGTGGCCCAGCTCGTAAGGCCGAGGAAGCCGTTCGCCTGA
- a CDS encoding flavocytochrome c: MQKREFLKSGLAALGGLGFLGAARAGVPAVTKASDVRWDEEWDTVIVGSGVAATCAGNEALDQGLKKVIMVEKMPVFGGNSAITGFWINIPRSPEQLAHGVTDDSPELFLKDTLKAGEGFNDPKLAHELCFRALESLEYLKKLGCKFAPTPFIQGGHSKVRSLAPEVSAGVSVMIPLHRHFMEKGGVMRKNTIVDEVVKDDSGRVVGVAVRENYAFDIGSRDNDLTNTTGVRKYYKAKKGVIFAAGGFVNDWRMCSLIDPKITKETEGTNHPGATAGALFTLMRAGGVPVHLSYIQWGPWCSPDDKGIGMGADVCDYLKQYGAAFDPKTGRRCFNELGNRTELTNDIFALKNEDGTQRFAVLIADSQFVPKVSIERYLTKSLNSGTTKKFDTLEALADFYKIPLEPLKAEIAKYNGWIKEGKEFDPEFHRPLTPNEGVLMGKGPWYGHRLTSKLHYTMGGIKINEKTQVIGQNFEPIPGLYAAGEITGGVHGVTRLGGNSVLDGIVFGRIAGRTVAEAEEAK; the protein is encoded by the coding sequence ATGCAAAAACGCGAATTTCTGAAGAGCGGCCTCGCCGCGCTCGGCGGCCTGGGCTTTCTCGGCGCCGCTCGTGCGGGCGTGCCGGCCGTGACGAAGGCTTCCGACGTCCGTTGGGACGAGGAATGGGATACGGTGATCGTCGGTTCCGGCGTAGCCGCCACCTGCGCCGGGAACGAGGCGCTCGATCAGGGCCTCAAGAAAGTGATCATGGTTGAGAAGATGCCCGTCTTCGGCGGCAATTCCGCCATTACCGGGTTCTGGATCAACATCCCGCGCAGTCCCGAGCAGCTCGCTCACGGCGTTACGGACGATTCGCCCGAACTCTTTCTCAAAGACACGCTCAAGGCAGGCGAAGGCTTCAACGACCCGAAGCTCGCGCACGAACTCTGCTTCCGCGCGCTGGAGTCGCTCGAATACTTGAAGAAGCTCGGCTGCAAGTTCGCCCCGACCCCCTTCATTCAGGGCGGGCACAGCAAAGTGCGTTCGCTCGCTCCCGAAGTCTCGGCGGGCGTCTCGGTCATGATTCCGCTTCACCGTCACTTCATGGAAAAGGGCGGCGTGATGCGCAAGAACACGATCGTCGACGAAGTCGTGAAGGATGACTCGGGACGCGTCGTCGGCGTGGCCGTGCGTGAAAACTATGCGTTTGATATCGGCTCGCGCGACAACGATTTGACGAACACCACGGGCGTTCGCAAGTACTACAAGGCGAAAAAGGGCGTGATCTTCGCGGCGGGCGGCTTCGTGAACGACTGGCGCATGTGCTCGTTGATCGACCCGAAGATCACGAAGGAAACCGAAGGCACGAACCATCCGGGCGCGACTGCGGGGGCGCTCTTCACGCTGATGCGCGCGGGCGGCGTTCCCGTGCATCTCTCCTACATTCAATGGGGTCCCTGGTGCTCGCCCGACGACAAGGGTATCGGCATGGGCGCGGACGTCTGCGATTACCTCAAGCAGTACGGCGCCGCGTTCGACCCGAAAACGGGCCGCCGGTGCTTCAACGAGCTCGGCAACCGCACGGAACTCACGAACGACATCTTCGCTCTCAAGAACGAAGACGGCACGCAGCGCTTCGCGGTGTTGATTGCCGACAGTCAGTTCGTGCCGAAGGTCTCGATCGAACGCTACCTCACGAAGTCGCTCAACTCGGGAACGACCAAGAAATTCGACACGCTCGAAGCGCTCGCCGACTTCTACAAGATCCCGCTCGAGCCTCTGAAGGCCGAAATCGCCAAGTACAACGGCTGGATCAAGGAAGGCAAAGAATTCGACCCCGAATTCCACCGTCCCCTCACCCCGAACGAAGGCGTTCTCATGGGCAAAGGCCCCTGGTACGGCCACCGCTTGACGTCGAAACTCCACTACACGATGGGCGGCATCAAGATCAACGAAAAGACCCAGGTCATCGGGCAAAACTTCGAACCGATTCCGGGCCTCTACGCCGCGGGCGAAATCACGGGCGGCGTGCACGGCGTCACGCGTCTCGGCGGCAACTCCGTCTTGGACGGGATCGTCTTCGGGCGCATCGCGGGCCGCACGGTGGCCGAAGCCGAAGAAGCGAAGTAA
- a CDS encoding cation:proton antiporter domain-containing protein — protein MEHGLPLISTLVIAFSLALVFGFIAERFLKSPALVGYLLAGIACGQYTPGVFADPALAHQLSEIGVMLLMFGVGLHFSVKDLMSVKGIALPGAVLQMSIASILGMFVAHLFWDWSWGQALVFGMSLSCASTVVLLKALDVRGLLTSSDGRIAVGWLVVEDIATVLILVLLPPLAGILAPEAPGVSDAVATAGAAAASLSGEALLVEIGRTIVNVVAFVAVMMLVGRKALPWLMAQVARTGSRELFTLFVLAAALGVAYGAAEIFKVSFALGAFFAGMVMRESAFAHRAATESLPLQDAFAVLFFVGCGMLFDWHILFESPLEILAVLFIVLFGKAAAAFGLVVLLRYPLGTALTVSAALSQIGEFSFILVAQAMSLGLADQNTMNLIVGGAIISIALNPVMFAVAPRVGKYLTHRFSWAKAAALRDAPFEVLPEEVTTERLSGQTVLVADGPLGERFAHRLFEKGVELVVVTKDVDAAGRLSEAGLSVLQGDASEVRVLVLAHVATAGRVLLMDATPRGIRVLDSIRSVKADIPVTVVSDTEGVWADVKTENVRFLSIEEAAAERMTDAVLEARASGEEPGVPFVTSKPVATEEGEEAKNDGEKPASSEAPAGTEDSKGSESPAADESPRVPATGAVDPAESSKSVKPVKSSDEKDETARKEAKTEPKELKEP, from the coding sequence ATGGAACACGGTCTTCCGCTTATTTCGACGCTCGTCATCGCGTTCTCCCTGGCGCTCGTCTTCGGTTTCATCGCCGAGCGCTTTTTGAAGTCGCCCGCTCTCGTCGGCTATCTCCTCGCGGGGATTGCCTGCGGTCAGTACACGCCCGGGGTCTTTGCGGACCCGGCGCTCGCGCATCAGCTCTCGGAAATCGGGGTGATGCTCTTGATGTTCGGGGTGGGGCTCCACTTCTCGGTGAAGGATCTGATGTCGGTGAAGGGCATCGCCCTTCCGGGGGCCGTCCTTCAGATGTCGATAGCCTCGATTCTCGGGATGTTCGTCGCGCACCTCTTTTGGGACTGGTCCTGGGGACAGGCGCTCGTTTTCGGCATGTCGCTCTCGTGCGCGTCGACGGTCGTTCTTCTCAAGGCACTCGACGTTCGGGGCTTGCTCACGAGTTCGGACGGACGCATCGCCGTGGGTTGGCTCGTCGTCGAAGACATCGCGACCGTGTTGATTCTCGTGTTGCTGCCGCCGCTTGCGGGGATTCTCGCCCCGGAAGCGCCCGGTGTGTCCGATGCCGTTGCGACGGCGGGGGCTGCGGCCGCCTCGCTTTCGGGCGAAGCGCTTCTCGTTGAGATCGGTCGCACGATCGTGAACGTCGTGGCCTTTGTTGCCGTCATGATGCTCGTCGGCCGCAAAGCGCTTCCGTGGCTGATGGCGCAGGTCGCCCGCACGGGCTCGCGCGAACTCTTCACGCTCTTTGTTCTTGCGGCGGCTCTGGGCGTGGCGTACGGCGCCGCCGAAATCTTCAAGGTGAGTTTCGCGCTGGGTGCTTTCTTCGCGGGTATGGTGATGCGCGAAAGCGCCTTCGCGCACCGCGCCGCGACCGAGTCGCTTCCCTTGCAGGACGCCTTTGCGGTGCTCTTTTTCGTGGGCTGCGGGATGCTCTTCGACTGGCACATCCTCTTTGAGTCGCCCCTTGAAATCCTCGCCGTCCTCTTCATCGTTCTTTTCGGGAAGGCCGCGGCCGCCTTTGGGCTCGTTGTCCTTCTGCGCTATCCCCTCGGGACGGCGCTCACGGTGAGTGCGGCCCTCTCGCAGATCGGCGAATTCTCCTTCATTCTCGTCGCGCAGGCGATGAGCTTGGGGCTTGCCGACCAGAACACGATGAATCTCATCGTCGGGGGTGCCATCATCTCGATCGCGCTCAACCCGGTGATGTTTGCCGTCGCGCCGCGCGTCGGGAAGTACCTGACGCACCGCTTCTCTTGGGCGAAGGCGGCGGCTTTGCGCGACGCGCCTTTCGAGGTCCTTCCCGAAGAGGTCACGACCGAACGGCTCTCGGGCCAGACGGTACTCGTTGCGGACGGCCCGCTCGGCGAACGCTTTGCGCATCGTCTCTTTGAGAAGGGCGTCGAGCTCGTCGTCGTCACGAAGGACGTCGACGCGGCCGGGCGCCTGAGCGAAGCAGGCCTTTCCGTTCTCCAGGGCGATGCCTCCGAAGTGCGCGTTCTCGTGCTCGCGCACGTGGCGACGGCCGGGCGCGTTCTTCTCATGGATGCGACGCCCCGCGGCATCCGCGTGCTCGATTCGATCCGAAGCGTGAAGGCGGACATCCCCGTCACGGTCGTCTCCGACACCGAGGGCGTCTGGGCCGATGTCAAGACCGAAAACGTCCGTTTCCTCTCAATCGAAGAAGCGGCGGCCGAACGCATGACGGACGCTGTTCTCGAAGCCCGAGCGTCGGGCGAAGAGCCGGGCGTGCCGTTTGTGACCTCGAAGCCCGTTGCGACCGAAGAGGGAGAAGAAGCGAAGAATGACGGTGAAAAGCCGGCATCGTCGGAGGCCCCGGCCGGAACGGAAGATTCGAAGGGATCGGAAAGCCCGGCTGCCGATGAATCTCCGCGCGTTCCCGCAACCGGTGCGGTCGATCCGGCCGAATCTTCGAAGTCCGTCAAGCCCGTCAAATCGTCCGACGAGAAGGACGAGACCGCTCGCAAAGAAGCGAAGACGGAACCAAAGGAATTGAAGGAACCGTAA
- a CDS encoding cytochrome c3 family protein, whose amino-acid sequence MIKNFAFMLAAALVAAGASGIATAQTQKHKLECAACHVDGVGKPVPTAQCQTCHDPKSFDQNYHLKNGKANPHVSIHYAPETVDCALCHREHGQSQNYCEACHADGLGFKVP is encoded by the coding sequence ATGATCAAGAACTTTGCCTTCATGTTGGCCGCCGCTCTCGTCGCGGCAGGCGCCTCCGGCATCGCGACGGCGCAAACCCAAAAGCACAAGCTCGAGTGCGCCGCCTGTCACGTCGACGGGGTCGGGAAACCCGTCCCGACCGCGCAGTGTCAGACCTGCCACGACCCGAAGTCGTTCGATCAGAACTACCACCTCAAGAACGGCAAGGCCAATCCGCACGTCTCGATCCATTACGCCCCCGAGACGGTCGACTGCGCGCTTTGCCACCGCGAGCACGGCCAGTCGCAGAACTACTGCGAAGCCTGTCATGCGGACGGGCTTGGGTTCAAGGTTCCCTAA
- a CDS encoding LolA family protein, with the protein MRHAFFALTLLSLPVAAPLAATDPAPTAQAESVESKIEPGTTLGADSAELLSLLRAEQLSGRFREEKTVAGFPKPMISTGTFRFAGSELRWTTESPFASEIRVSPAGIETISGKTRRMLSAKDIPAVGRFARMLADFLSGRLDSVREAFDLTAERTPDGRIAVTALPRAKALGETIREVRIYGHTHVEEVVMTAASGEVSRMHFTDVSDSDSSVSAPGP; encoded by the coding sequence ATGCGCCACGCCTTCTTCGCTCTTACGTTACTCTCGCTCCCCGTTGCGGCGCCGCTCGCCGCAACCGATCCCGCTCCGACCGCGCAGGCTGAGTCGGTTGAGTCGAAGATCGAGCCCGGAACGACGCTCGGGGCGGACTCCGCGGAGCTTCTGAGCCTTTTGCGCGCCGAACAACTGTCGGGGCGCTTTCGCGAAGAAAAGACCGTGGCGGGCTTTCCGAAGCCGATGATTTCGACGGGAACCTTCCGCTTTGCGGGGTCGGAATTGCGTTGGACGACCGAGTCGCCTTTCGCCTCCGAAATCCGCGTTTCGCCCGCGGGCATCGAAACGATCTCGGGCAAAACGCGTCGGATGCTTTCCGCCAAAGACATTCCCGCCGTCGGGCGCTTCGCGCGGATGCTTGCGGACTTTCTTTCGGGGCGGCTCGACTCGGTGCGCGAAGCCTTCGACCTCACCGCAGAACGTACGCCCGACGGGCGCATTGCCGTGACGGCCCTGCCGCGCGCGAAGGCGCTCGGCGAGACGATCCGCGAAGTGCGGATTTACGGGCACACCCACGTTGAAGAAGTGGTGATGACGGCCGCTTCGGGCGAAGTCTCCCGCATGCACTTTACGGACGTGAGCGATTCCGATTCTTCCGTCTCCGCGCCCGGGCCTTGA